Part of the Coregonus clupeaformis isolate EN_2021a chromosome 31, ASM2061545v1, whole genome shotgun sequence genome, taaataaataaaataaatctaaTCTCTACTGTTCCTAAAGTCTGCACTTGTTAACTTCCCCTCATGGAATGGACTCCCTAGTTTACACTTTGGGGAGAAGGGCAATCAATTGGAACAGGATTTTGGGAGGGAAAGCGCTGATCCAAGATTTGTGCCTAATGGAAGCATCTACCCGATGGTTCAAATCTTGGGGACAGTAGCACTGAGACATCACTCACCTTGACTAGGTGTTGTGCAGTGTAGAAGCCAGCTGGGCCGCCTCCCACTATGCACACCTTGCGGCTGGAGGCAGGTGTGGAGGTGGCAAGTCCACACACACCTGTATAGACACAGGCCAGAATGAGCAATGGCAACCCATGTATGTAGCTAACTAATTCTATGTCACGACATAGTCATTTTATCTGTCCGTATAGGCTAGTGTCAGACATATATAGTAAATTCCTGTTACTAAATCACTATTCTGTCTAGACGTGTCGTGTTACTCTAGGCTGGGTGAATTACTGCATGCACTTGGCGAGCAGTCCCTTGTTTGCCCCCCTCCCTTCTTACCATGGAATCGTGTGATCCTCACGCACCTTGCCGAAGTCAGAAACAACTTTAACATCTGGACCTTGCACAACGCCGCTTTATGAGTGCTCGTCTTCACAAATCATCAATCGTCCAGGAAATGTCTCTTTGGTAGACGGCTAGGGAGACTAGCTAGTAGCTTGGTCCAGACTGGCCTTTGGTCCTAACGTTAAATGCGGAAGAGACAAGGCACTAGGACAGGAATGGTTTACGGGCGGGATTATCAATCACTTCATCTGGTCCGGCGGTGTGTGCTCTCCAATTGTCACACAATAATGAAAACACAATTAATCAGCTAGCCGGTGTTAGTAACTAGAAAACGCAGTCATTCGTTAAAAGTACATTTCCCCCCCTACTAGCTAGTTAACCATCCACAATGTAGTAGCTTCATGAGAGGGCTAGCCACAGTCCTGCAGGCGACCGGCGTGGGTAGGTTTGTTGACAGGATTAGAGCTAGCTACCTCGCTCAACTGGTTAGGTTTACGAAGCTTTAAAGCTAATTAATAGGCggttaaattagctagctagctattctgTAAAATGTGGCACTTGCCATGCATGAAAGCagattacattttaaaacattaGTGGAAGACTTTCAAATGTCAAAAACTAACCGTTTATACTGTGTCCCGTCCAAAGCGTCTCGTCCTGAGAATATAGCTGCATACATAGTTCCGGGTAAAAAACTAACTGCACCTTGACAAATGGCATTATAGAGATAATAATCTCTAAACCCAAGGTAATATTGGGTCAATGTCTTGGATTTATCAGGATTTGTCTCCCCagggtacacacaaacacacagttgcATAACAAGACCTTGCTGTTGAATTTCTGGCGCCCTTGAATGAATGCCACTGTGTTTTCTGTTGGTTTTCTACATAACACAAAATAGATTCAATAGCTACTGCACCATGTTTTATTTTGAAGACTCTAACTGAGTAAAACACAGTTTAAATGAATTACTATATCCTCTCTTTCTGACACCATAATGTATTCTAAGATTAGACATTGACTAGCCCTAGATATTGCCTTATCAAATTCCCCTGGAGAGTGCCAAATTCTCATAAACTCAATATCTGTTAACAGTGGCGAtgttagcatgtcaatcttggtggggcaaacaaaacacatatttttttagatgcatgccagcaaagccactacacaacacaacactaaacaatacattaattgcactataacagtgacaaacggtgcccacaaactgttagggcctacataaagctgtcccaatagcagagctttcttttcagcaccatggagtgaatccttaccacagttacacctggctatcagcggagccttgtctggcagcgaaacagttccttcagcctcatttactgcctttaaaaaaaatagctgatatggctgtcttgcttaaacaaatgtgggttctactgacaattgagatgtacaaactatggtatAAGGGAAAGATTAGTGGATAAGAGAcaatctgtaatttcgattaagatattaatgagcgagctaagacggacgtagtcaatatgtatttgttcagcacttttgaaatgtacagcgacagacttcagaacatgggctgttcttacagtattctccctgtgcaccaagtcagaaccgtaggataaataaagggggcatataaacagacaatgaaagctcttacaatattcgatgatgacatttctctaaacaggctataggctatatgTGCACAACCAAGTCAGAAGaataggctaagttatgagggggaaagggaccaaattattagggtgaggcacatgcaCTACTAACGGCTTACTACACaccatacacttagtattactttcttagctacagtatacatatctccctggcatataacATTATTTATGCAGCGGCAAACAATAATTTTtttgactcaccttgttgtgctgtgctcacttgaacaggaaggtggcgcggtggtccttcttgtgggcaaatttagTCATCAAacgttgtcatcaaagtctggcattctctggatttatggtgcttttaagacaactgggaaccccccaaaaaaaaacaaaaaagttgattcatgacgtcagtgatcttcaggtcggagctctagaaagaggcccgagttcccgacttggaattctgagttggatgaccgttttcccagtctgagctcttttttttcagagttcccagttgtcttgaccTCACTGaaatctgagatttcccagttccgagtttccagttgttttgaacaactgatgtcatgctggattgacagcatggccaatgtgttaaaccttttctggcccatggtgtgttgtgagtgaatgtttatccttttaagcttggaaaagagaccattaaacccagacttggaccacacaccctctccactgaatagcaggctagtgattgctttgcaaagcttgcagttagccattgattccttccaaaccactcattgttgaatttgcgatttccaacttgttatgtaatgtttatgtccaatggccgatgagcaccaataAGTTGTATctttaatttctcttcatatgacaaggattgggcacttctaatgtaaatctatggcagcacgcaaggggcttgaattttcgagctctccccatagattttgcggtgacgtagtgtccccatgagtgacagaacactgagccaatcatggcgcaactagagaacattaccaatccTTACGCgccgtattttctgctggctgcctcaccaccacagaaagcaccgagctaggctgaaacacctgcattttggagctgccttactcaagaaagcaaaaaggaGACcctgtttgtatgcagctttattaactcatagattatttttttttacattgtttgcaaactgatatgtgacacgtattaatgccaaaataacatgcaaaacaggcaaccaaaaaaattataatatgctaaacaggtggggctcaaatataccccggcaatacaaaatacacgtagctcaaccgcgctactctctcctcacattaaacaatcacccacaaggacaagggggcagagggaacacttatacacgtactaatgaggggatatgaaccaggtgtgtgtaataaacaagacaaaacaaatggaatgatgagatgtgatgcggcagtggctagaaggccggtgacgacgaacgccgaagcctgcccgaacaaggagaggaggcagcttcggaggaagtcgtgacattggTCACATTAGGACATGTCAGATGAAGAGTAGGATAATCAAACAGATTAGCCTACATTGTCAAAACACTTAATCTTTTAAATCTGCTGGATGTGCAAAAAATAAACAATTGACCTGTTCACACATTAGGCAGCCCACATCTGATCTGAAAAGCACGTCAGACATCAAACTGCAGGATGTGGTATGGTATGTGTCACTGAGTCACATAGAATGAGTCTTTCTGCTAACATAGACAATTCCATAACAATCGGAAGTGGAGACACAAAAGAAGAGAAACACAGACATTTCGTGAGAAAGATCTGATGAGAACAGTAGCTTACAATTGGCACAGAATTGCACGCTATTAATTGCACTGACATTTCTGTAAGATGCATTGAAGAGAAATGCACAACTACCAACTTTAGAAATGGCAGAACAATGCAAatggcaaaaaataaaataattataataaaaaaTATGGATTGCACAATTTTACAATTGCTCAGACAGACGTCTGAAAATATATCTGAAATCTAGCCGAAAATGGTATTTAAAGAACATTCCATTAGTGAGAACAGACAGTAGGCCTAACTGCATAGACACTCTAAAGGTAAATTATTACATAAATTGCAGAATTACTTCTTCCAATTCCTTCAATGTTACAGTATTCCTCTAAAGTCGACCTTGTCTGGAGAGCTGCTTGAGAAGAAGTAGGCCTGGGCTGTGGACACATGCTGGTGTTGGTTATGGTGGTGTCTTCTATTGACCCTGGCTGGTGTGTAGTGCTTTTTGGTATGTAGGAAAACATAGAGAAGTTTAAATTCATATTCACACTTATCTTAGACTTCATCCAGAATGTTATGTATCTAAAGAGAGactaagttatgaggggggacattttacagttttaaagctagtttcctgcaattctacacattaattttgtcatggggctgagagaaaatgtgcagtttcaaagctaatttcctgcaattctatacattttgccatgggactgAGAGAATTTTCAGTTTTAaagataatttcctgcaattatacaaATTTAGCCATGGCCTATGCcgtgttcttatgctatctgaaATGACtcaaacaaaatcaatgggggaccCATGCCATGACCTTTTTGGAATTTCAGATTCTCCCTGAGaatggtgattgttagttctcaaagatgatcttattaaaaaatatattgctCCATTATGTTTTTTTACATAATTCATATttcgttttagtcatttaacgtTACACTGAAAACGTTTTATCATTCcaaaaattattataattattatttgaaTGTTTTTGCAGTGGCGGCCACAATTTATCAGTGGCAGTGCGCCATACTGCTAAAcacatataggggaaacactgagcaTAATCATATTTTATTTATACTGGCTTACCCTTGTGCATCGCCACATCCAAGCTCCGATGAAGAGGATGAGGATGACGATGAAGGTCGTCCCACTCAGCACAATCAAGATGAGTTCCATGATGGTCTGACCGCCACCAAAGCACTCCTCTGGATCTCTCTCTGTATGGAGGGGAGAGGGAATTAGATGAAGTGGTTCAGCTTCATGTCTTCCTGACAATCTCTGGGCCCCCAATATATTCCTTTGACTCttgcccagagtttttcctggcctGGTCAACTGCTCAGGGAAAACTAATTCAAAAGAAATTCAAAGGAATATGGTGAGTCCACATTGCACATATCGGAACACAATACCTAACATCTTGTGCACTAATCATGATCATAGCTAGTACTAGCCACATTAAAACCACTTCCATCAGTTGAGGTTCAGACAATGTTTCATCAAAGGTTGACTCAAACCCTACAATACAAAGTTGTGGTATGTCATTGAAATCGCAGAGATTGATATTTTCACACCGCATCATAAAAAAGTGTGGAACAGACAGTTCTAGAACAATGATTGGATACCAATTCTTTGTTAATCCAGGAAGAGAAAGACAGTCTGAATGAAAAATGGAATTCACCCTAACCCTATTGAATAACATTTCTTCTTctttaataaaaaaaagtatgtttgtACCTCTGACCATGATGATGGTGCCATTACTCTGCAGCTGTACCAGCACTTTCCTTTGGCTATCGTAGTACCTCCAGCTGCAGTAGTAACTGTCTGTGTCATCCACCCCAAGCTGGGACAGCCTCAGTGTGAACTCACAGCACCGCTTGACCTCCTGGTCCTGGTCTGACACCACTGTGACCCGACCTTTGAACCCATAGTGGGTGGTGATCCTACTGACTGCTCTGTCAGCCATCGACAAGTACAGTACATCTCTGTCACCGTGGAATCGACCCCTGAGGTAGAGGCCTGTGGGGTCGGGTAGCGATGTGGAGCAGTGGATCTCAGCTGAGAAGTTGACCTTCATCAGAGATACGGCACTGGGGCTCTGGGAAACTGgcagggagagagatagatagacaggggcccaggttttagacattttgttattatgaagacaagaaTGCCACCTTGGTCCTCCTTGTTTTTAGTCTGAAGCTTTATTGTCCATTTAGGGTCAACTAAAAACTCACAATACCTGTCCAGGTGAGCACTGCAGGTGTGCAGAGGAGTCCCAGCACACATCTCCACAACAGGGCATCCATCCTGCCACCTGGGTACCAGCTGCATCGATTAGAGAGCTCCACACACTCTTCCACAAACGCAACACACTCACAACTGACTGGTGAACTGTCTTTCGGCAGGGTAAAATGAAGAAGAGCTGAATAAGAGGCTATGGGAGAGCTTCCTCTATTGTTTCGTGCACAGGAAGGGTTGTGGTTTTCATGTTTTTATTCTCTGATGacggttagtgtgtgtgtgtgtgtgtggtgtgtgtgtgtgtgtgtgtgtgctgtgataaCTGAAATGTACATTATTGTTGGAGATAATAATTCAGTACAAGACAACAAGCTCTATATGAGAGAAATAACATTATAAAGACTGGTTATTTCCAAAAGTTTATTTGTACACAAAtcaataacattttatattcataaaaaaatccatgAATCCCAGAATATTACATCAGAGTTTAGGCTAAAACCAAAAACAAGCTTATCTTAGTGGTTATGAAAACAATGCTTGTGAGTTGAGCAGAATATTACAGAATATTACACACATCAATGTATAGATAGACCAAAACCAACTCCCTTTATAAACAAGCTTAGGAAGGGTtatgaaaagggttctacctggaaccagagttattcaaagggttctcctatggggatgcCAAATAACCCTGTTAGGTTCCAGATAGCACCATTTTTTCTGTGAAAGACGATTATTAGTGATTTCACAAACTGATTCCATAAATGTTTGTGCAAAACTAATTTAGGTGCAAAAGTGAGTAGTGTTTTATTGGTATAGAATACATCTGACATACAGCAACATAGCAGGGGCAACGTTGAGTTAATTTCGAAAGAACCAACAAGCCAACTGGCTCACGCTGAATGTTATGCAGACACCAGGGTAAGGGCCTCTCTTGTACCTTCAGGGCTCTCATCAGTGTTGTTCCTGTTGCTCTGGGTCATATAACTCTTGAGTCGATCCATCAATCTTCTGCCAGAATGAGAAGTGATGAGAAACAATAGAACGGCCAGAACAGTGATGATGCTGATGATAACAACCAGGGCTAACCATACGGGAGCTTGTTGGGTGGGTTGGTTTCCCTCTTTTCTCGCTGAGAAAATAAAGAGAAGTTTGCTATGAACACACTGAATACTCACAAACGTCACAGTACAAAGCCCTATATGGAATTTAAATAGGAATATTGTATTATCACATTTAATTGTAATTATTACTAAAGCTTTTCCTGGTCATATCACATGACCGGGAAAAACTCAGGGCCCATTTAACCCTAGTCAATATAGACTGGTCACTGTCCGGTAAAGCACAGCATGTTTGAATTGGCACAGGAGTTGTTGATGAAGTGCTTTGTACTTTAGCATTGTACTCACCAGTAACTGCATCACTGAACCAGCTTGTTGTCCCTGAATTATCCCCACAGTTTGTGCCAATGGAAAAAGTGTAAATACCCTCATCAGCTTTGGTAGCACTTTTTTTCTCATAACAGTAGTGTTGGATGGTGTTGCTGTCAGTGTCTTCCCTAGTGTGTGGAGATGCTTCACATGTTTTCTTGTTACAGTTGTCTTGTTCACAACTCCGTAGTACAATATTTGAATTCTTCCATGTAAACCGTTCAGTAACACATGTTGGGTCATTTGCGGTCCCCTCCGTCCCTTGGTTGGGAGTTTGTATGGCAGTGTAATCCACTGTACATCTCAGTACCAGTTGCTGGTCCTCTGAAACCGATGGACTGTCACATGTTACTTTAACCCCTGGAAAACACAAAGGATATCAATGAATGAACGTGCAAGGATATCAATGAATAAAAGGATATCAATGGATAATATCAG contains:
- the LOC121547978 gene encoding uncharacterized protein LOC121547978 encodes the protein MDALLWRCVLGLLCTPAVLTWTVSQSPSAVSLMKVNFSAEIHCSTSLPDPTGLYLRGRFHGDRDVLYLSMADRAVSRITTHYGFKGRVTVVSDQDQEVKRCCEFTLRLSQLGVDDTDSYYCSWRYYDSQRKVLVQLQSNGTIIMVRERDPEECFGGGQTIMELILIVLSGTTFIVILILFIGAWMWRCTRHYTPARVNRRHHHNQHQHVSTAQAYFFSSSSPDKVDFRGIL